The window GGCCTCCTCATTTTTTTTTATTTCTCATTTGCTAGCTATTTACTGTGTTGTTTCTTGTCTATGCTATTCTGATTGTAAGTATTTATTTTTATTTTTACAGTGCTGGAGTTACTTTTACCTGAATATTGGACGACCAAAGCTCAATCAAGATTCAGTACATGACCGTTTTCCTTTTGTGCTTTGCTGGAAAGGAAAACAAAGTGGGCCTACAACAAACCGAGATGTAGTTTTTTACCGTAAAGTTCTTGATTCCATGAAAGAATGCGATGTAAGTTTGTCTCCTTTTTCTTTTCTCTATTCATAATTTATATTATATATTTCCCATCATGTAGAGTAGAATCATAATACATTTGGTATGGTATTGACCAATAGGTGGAGTGGCGTCCTTATAGACATGTGGACAGTAGTGTTATCCCAAAAGAAATTTTGAGTACTCTGGGTCTAGCAAAGTCGAAAACAATGCTAATTTGCTTTGACAAGGCAGAAAGGCATCTCCCAGATCGTTGTCTAAGACAATTTGGCAACTCCCAGTCAATCCCACAGGACGTAGAGCGATGGGAGAGAAAAAGTCGCGGAGTTGATGGTGGAGTTGATTTGTCGGCAAAAATGGAGTCAGAGCTCAATGAATGGTTAGAGCGTCGATTTCATATTGTGGAACAGGATGATGATGCAGATGAAAGTGAGTACATGCAGTGGTACCTGAAAATTACACGTAAATTTGTTGGGAGGCCTATATCCCTCTCATCTGAGTTTCAAAGAACGGTAAGAGTAAGACTAATTATTATTATTCTTTTAGTTGTCAAGTGCGAAGATAAAGCAATCAGTATTCTTATATGGTTACATTTTAACTTTAGCAGAATGCTGGTTTGAGAGATATTGCGCACATAGCTGATACATTCTCGACAAAGGGTTTGGATCCTGAACAAGTTGAGTTAATATCGAGGATCAGGTATATTGCCCATGAATGTTTGAGGGACCAGATTGGTGGTCCATCCATGGTGTCACCCACCCCACAAAACGAACTTGGCAAAAGGATAAGAGGGAAGGAGAGGGTAAGAAGAAGAGGTGCAGGAAAACGTTTGCGGAAAAATCATCCATTACAATATCACACTGCTAGTGAAGATGATCAATCACCGTTTGCTGGTGCCACTGTTGTGGTTGATCGGTTACAATCATATCATGCACATAGAGAGGAAGATCATTTGCCGCTATATCCTGTTCAAAATGAGGTCACTGCTTTGCATATGATCAATGGGGATGATGACATTGGTTTTGATCAGTCGGAGCTGGTCCAGGTGACTGGTGAGGAATGCAACACTGAGCTAAGCCATGCAGTTGTGAAGGTCGATGAAACCCACCTCTTTGAAGCAACTGAAAAGATGATTGACTCACAAATTTGTAATGCAGTGAACGAGGTCAAAGACTTCCAAATTTCTGATTCAACTAAGGTTGATTCTCAGATTTGTAATGCAATGAGGGTAAATGATTCTCAACTCTGTAATGAACCGGAGGAGGTTATCAACTCACAGATTTGCAATGTAGATGAGGAGGTTGACAATTCACATGTTTGTGATGCAACACAGGAGGCTACTGACTCTCATCTATCCCCAGCATCTGAAAAGGTTGATGACTCCGAGCTTCCTGAACTTAACACTGATAGTGATAGACAAACAGCTAAATTGGAAACAGAGGTTCCAGAGTCTTCTCTTGAGATTCCTCAGGATATTGCAAACCAGAGTAACGACTATAGTGTTGTAGTATGAAGTACTGGTGCTATCATGAAATTTTTGCTGAGGTAATCATTCTACATGATTTAAAAGATGTTGACTAATATTGTTCACAATTGTATGTTCGATCATATTTTGAGTATGCTGGCCTTGCATAGTAGGTTCTTATTATTTGATTGCAAGATTAGCAATCACATACTCATCACTGTATATATGGCTGTCGATTATTTGGCTAGTTGACAATACGATGCTTTGTTTCCTTCTTGTTCAGTGTACTATATATGCTGCTTTGCAACATTTGAGATTTCATTGCATATGATCTACTTGTTAGATACTGGAAGTAGAGTCCTGAAGTTTAGTGTGTTTCCAGCCTAATGTTAAACTTTTATTTCTGGATGAGTGTTCTATCAATTAAGGTTTATCTAAATACATTATACCAAGAGTTTCATGCCATTGATTATGCTTGTGTCTGCATTTGTTTAGCTCGTTGCTAATCAACTAATCTTTCAACTATACTCCATATCTTATTTTGTACATAGGACATTTCCAAAACCCACTTCTCAGACTGCGTTTATAAATGGCTTGTTGCGAACTTTACAACCTATAGGAGACGAGAAACTCTAATAAGCTATGTGTCTTACCCCTCCTACTTGTACGAGGACAAACTTAGAAATTTGGATTCAGTTTGATGGACCTTTTTTTACCTGGGAAGCATATTCCTTAAGACAGATGGGAGAGTTTGGATGTGTGCCAAATTGATGTGTTCTTCAATAATTTAGGTACCTTACCTTGCTCGCCTATTTGAAAAAGCGGGTATCAACTTTGACGGCCATAATCCATGTTAGGTTTGAGCTGCTGTGTTCTGTTTTTTTAATCTCTGTCATGATTTTCTGTGAGGAACATCGGTAAAATTTAAGGTTTTTGTTTACTAAACTCAACATTTAGCACCTGAATTTGAGGTTGGGTGCAGACAAGAATCACAATAGTTTTTATGAGCGGTACAATTCCAATGTAACTATTGTGAAACACACACACATAATGCCAATAATGTACTAGTAAATCTAATCTGAGTGTCATTAACCCAACTAACAGATGATCCCCAATGATCAAAGGTTGAAGTATGAGAGTGAGGTGCTTTAGGATTTGAGAATTGAAAGAGCAAAAACATTTGTGCTTTTGAGTTTTGTTCAGCAGATGAGGAAGTGAAGTAATAAAGGGCTTTCCTCTGAGGTAGGAGAGGTAATTTTTTATTTTTTTCTTAATAATGTTTCTGTGATGTGTTGAACTTTATCAATAATGCAAGAACAAGAAAGTACTGAAACACAAAGCAAAGATTTGGTAATCTATAATTTTACAACTGCTCTGGTCTTTCCCAAGATGGGTAGGTACAGATCTTAGCAATGGGAAAGACTCGTATCTGTATTCTATATTATAACGAAGGGTACTTAACTTCCTTAACTTCACTATTGTACTGAATCAAATTCTAGGAATCATGTTAAGGACATCATTATTGTACTATTAACTTAATAATCATTCTGATAACCCATCTAGGTATTATAGGCTTAGTTGCTTAGTGTTGGTAATCTGCAATTATTTAGCTTGTAAAAGAAATATTTTGAATAGTAATGATCCCTCCAAATCCAAATTGGCCTTGGGAAAATGAAACATGCACCTTATTTTTCCCAACACTCAACTTTCTGCCTTGTTAGTTCTCTCAATCTCTTGACCCTACCTTAGCTTTCATATAATCAAACTTCTCACTCAAATGTCATGACCCCCCTCCTCCTCTTCTGATTATCACCACTCCACCTGTCGCCTCAATCACTTCCTTCACAGCTCTCTCTCAGATTCTCTCCCTCACTCAAACATAGAGGCACTCAATCATTTTCCACACTTAAGCTGATACCAGAGCAGAAAAAATGCTGCAACAGACCAAGCCTCCATACCTTGACACAATGTACTGTTCCTTCTCAAACTCCTTCCCTCTAGTTCTGCTTCTTCTGATCCTCCCACTCTCTTCTTCTATTCCTTCTGTCTCATACTCAAATGCACATCATTCTACCAACACCATCAATATGGTTCCATCTGAAGCAGAAACTCTGTTCACCATCATGGAGTCCATGTCCTCTGATCATACCTGGAGAGTCTCGTTTTCCCAACCATGTCAACCAGGCTCAACATGGCCCGGAATCGAGTGCAAACTAGGAACAGACAACCACCTACATGTCTCAAGGCTTGACTTTGGCAATCATCCGTATCCAAGTTGCAAGAGAACAGCTACATTTCCTTCACAAATTTCTGCCCTTCCACATCTTCAATCTGTGTTCTTCTTCAACTGCTTCACTCACACTAAGACCAGCTTCTCTGTTTCAAGAGCCTCCAATGCTTCTTCACTTGAACAGCTCAGTCTCCGATCGAATCCGGCACTAGTTGGTCCAATCCCACCTCAGATTTCATCTCTCAAGTCCCTTGAAATCCTTACATTGTCTCAAAACCGCCTCACCGGAAAAATCCCACTGGAGATTTTCAGGTTGAGCAGCTTAGTACACCTTGATTTGAGCTACAATATGCTGACAGGTAGTATTCCAGTCCAACTAGGCAGTCTCAGAAACCTTCAAGGCCTTGATTTGAGCTACAATATGCTCACTGGGTCGATCCCAAACACAATAGGGGAACTGGGGCTGCTTCAGAAAGTTGACTTCAGCTCAAATTTGCTCACTGGGGGCATTCCTGATGGAATTGAGAAGCTCACTTTATTGAACTTCCTGGCTTTGAGCAACAACAAATTGCATGGACCATTCCCAAAAGGTTTGGAGAAACTGCAAAGTTTGCAGTACTTAATTTTAGATGCTAATCCAATGAACACAACTCTGCCATTGGACCTTGGTAAGTTGGTGAAACTTCAAGAACTCAGGCTTGCTGATTCTGGCTACTCAGGCACTATACCAGAAAGCTTCTCACAGCTCAAGAACTTGAGCACTTTGTCATTGCAGAACAACCGTCTAACCGGTGAAATTCCTCTTAGATTTGGCAGTCTCTCACGCATTTACCACTTGAATCTTAGTAGGAACATGCTGAGTGGTGTTGTGCCTTTCAATTCAAGTTTCTTAAGTAGGCTGGGAAGGAACTTGGATCTTAGTGGAAACCCAAGTCTCTGTTTGAGTCCCTCTGAAGCATATAGCTTGAAGATTGGAGTTAATGTTTGTGGAACCAATAGCAATGGTTCTGCTATCCTGCCATTGAAGAACTCTCAAGCTTCATCTGGGCTCTCTAAACCATTCTTTCTCTTTACACCAGCTTTATGTGTTCTGGGATTGTATCAGATATTGTTTCTAGTGTAATATTCTTAATCTTACAGTATACAATTGTACTCCAGCCTAGTTTCTTAATGATTATGTAGCAGGTCTCTGTAGAAGTTTTAAATATGTAGATTGTAAGAATTTCATGGGTTCCTGAGAGCCTGGGACTCTGAGTATGGTATGATCAGTTGCCAAGTTTAGAAGAAATGTAAGGTTTCTCTGCTATACTAGTTTCCATTTTTAGCAGAGCCCTATTTGCTATAGATCATTGGGTCTAGTGAAAATGCATTTGGATTGTAACCTGTCTGCTACATTTCTTCAAAATCAAGCCATGTGCTCTAGTCATAATTCATAAAGCCGATCATGTTGTGGTTCAAAAACTTTATATCAAGAAGGTAAAATACTTGGGTTGCATTTGGATCTAGAATGATGAAGTTAAATTTGAGCCTCTGGTTCAAATTTTTGCATCAAATGCTGAAAGACCCTGTTGTATGGCTGTGCAAATATTACCATACTAATTTTGGTGCTTCTGATTTTGACACTTAACTGAGTGGTTTCTATTGGCATGCAAGAGAAAGCATCACCTGACACTAATTTCTGCGGAACATGTGTTGCTGTCTTTATATTGCATCTTATATGTCACAGACTCACAAGACTAATGTTGATTCTGATGAAGGTTTTTAATAGAGTTGATGGGAGTTGGGACCAGAGTGATGGTTTTTCTAATTTGGAAGGTAGAAAAATCAGTCTGAAACGTCAATTTTACCCAAATTTACACTTGAACGAGTAACAAGCTTGTACATTATCACATTCACAATTTCAAATCTCTAAGCTTAAAAACAAACTCAAACAAAGTGAAAAAGAAACCACAATGGTGGGGTAAGTGAGGACAACGCCTTGTGGAGCTTGATGAAACAGCAGCACCAGAGAGGACTGATATCAAGGACATATGAACATTGTTATAGAGCTGGATGCCATATTCCCTTTTTTACAAATTGAAAACAATTCACTGTTTACTAAACAGTGTTTTTCGT of the Fragaria vesca subsp. vesca linkage group LG6, FraVesHawaii_1.0, whole genome shotgun sequence genome contains:
- the LOC101308486 gene encoding serine/threonine-protein phosphatase 7 long form homolog, whose product is MEELSMAEWTNPGPIDGSVLYDQDKHVSAAVWDGQERGALRCHEHTSKLDQWTLTKTQLELVEKAGFGYLRLIPAISLDNPLISALVERWRRETNTFHLNVGEMTVTLKDVALLLGLSIDGEPVMGVTYTTCNSVCDRFLGKTPESSYISGGMVKLSWLKEFFSRCPEDAPLEVIEYHTRAYLLYLVGSTIFSTTTGNKVPVMYLPLFEDFDQCGKYAWGAAALAFLYRALGNASLRSQSTISGCLTLLQCWSYFYLNIGRPKLNQDSVHDRFPFVLCWKGKQSGPTTNRDVVFYRKVLDSMKECDVEWRPYRHVDSSVIPKEILSTLGLAKSKTMLICFDKAERHLPDRCLRQFGNSQSIPQDVERWERKSRGVDGGVDLSAKMESELNEWLERRFHIVEQDDDADESEYMQWYLKITRKFVGRPISLSSEFQRTNAGLRDIAHIADTFSTKGLDPEQVELISRIRYIAHECLRDQIGGPSMVSPTPQNELGKRIRGKERVRRRGAGKRLRKNHPLQYHTASEDDQSPFAGATVVVDRLQSYHAHREEDHLPLYPVQNEVTALHMINGDDDIGFDQSELVQVTGEECNTELSHAVVKVDETHLFEATEKMIDSQICNAVNEVKDFQISDSTKVDSQICNAMRVNDSQLCNEPEEVINSQICNVDEEVDNSHVCDATQEATDSHLSPASEKVDDSELPELNTDSDRQTAKLETEVPESSLEIPQDIANQSNDYSVVV
- the LOC101299409 gene encoding protein TOO MANY MOUTHS-like yields the protein MLQQTKPPYLDTMYCSFSNSFPLVLLLLILPLSSSIPSVSYSNAHHSTNTINMVPSEAETLFTIMESMSSDHTWRVSFSQPCQPGSTWPGIECKLGTDNHLHVSRLDFGNHPYPSCKRTATFPSQISALPHLQSVFFFNCFTHTKTSFSVSRASNASSLEQLSLRSNPALVGPIPPQISSLKSLEILTLSQNRLTGKIPLEIFRLSSLVHLDLSYNMLTGSIPVQLGSLRNLQGLDLSYNMLTGSIPNTIGELGLLQKVDFSSNLLTGGIPDGIEKLTLLNFLALSNNKLHGPFPKGLEKLQSLQYLILDANPMNTTLPLDLGKLVKLQELRLADSGYSGTIPESFSQLKNLSTLSLQNNRLTGEIPLRFGSLSRIYHLNLSRNMLSGVVPFNSSFLSRLGRNLDLSGNPSLCLSPSEAYSLKIGVNVCGTNSNGSAILPLKNSQASSGLSKPFFLFTPALCVLGLYQILFLV